Proteins from a single region of Rhea pennata isolate bPtePen1 chromosome 6, bPtePen1.pri, whole genome shotgun sequence:
- the TMEM177 gene encoding transmembrane protein 177: MGVQFLRKASAWVKKHKTTLLAVSCMGLFGANLSYHVFPEQTFKLLHECWSDGQPAELSQRLCGVFHDVLQDTGVKSASSYRAFAASGFHPVSAGIPWLPAGSLVGIPPNFDSTAEDKKGIVNHVVVIGGKEVDWESNEGVALRKALTFSPEAQKFAIAREIVYLQNGSPLVNAAVAPAFLAGTYFGGIGIKILLGLYPGPIILRSISNLVIATSGLLCYYVSHDAVTYHLDCKADRNAATISKDYARGGVEFYDKILSRNRILRTLMGKQGVKVYAPSGNLFPTHWFRIKYTPYTYRRDLIVNILRELQAQEGSD; encoded by the coding sequence ATGGGAGTGCAGTTCCTGCGGAAAGCATCTGCGTGGGTTAAGAAGCACAAGACCACTTTGTTGGCTGTTTCTTGCATGGGACTGTTTGGTGCTAACCTTTCCTATCATGTATTTCCTGAGCAGACATTCAAACTGTTACATGAGTGCTGGTCAGATGGGCAGCCAGCTGAGCTTTCCCAGAGGCTCTGTGGTGTCTTTCACGATGTCCTTCAAGATACTGGTGTGAAATCTGCTAGCTCCTATCGAGCCTTCGCAGCTTCTGGCTTTCACCCAGTGAGTGCTGGAATCCCATGGCTGCCTGCAGGCTCTTTGGTGGGCATCCCTCCTAATTTTGATAGCACAGCTGAGGATAAAAAAGGAATAGTCAACCACGTTGTTGTGATCGGTGGCAAGGAAGTAGACTGGGAGAGCAATGAAGGTGTTGCTTTGAGGAAAGCGCTGACATTTTCACCTGAAGCTCAGAAGTTTGCTATTGCTAGGGAAATTGTGTATTTGCAAAATGGCAGCCCTTTAGTAAATGCAGCTGTGGCTCCAGCTTTCTTAGCTGGTACATATTTTGGTGGGATAGGTATAAAGATACTTTTGGGTTTATATCCTGGCCCCATAATACTTCGAAGCATCTCTAACCTCGTAATTGCCACCAGTGGACTACTCTGCTATTATGTTTCTCATGATGCTGTGACCTATCACTTAGACTGCAAGGCTGACAGAAATGCAGCTACCATTTCCAAAGACTATGCCAGAGGTGGAGTGGAATTTTATGACAAAATCTTGTCCCGCAATAGGATTCTTCGTACTCTGATGGGCAAACAAGGGGTGAAAGTATATGCCCCTAGTGGTAACCTTTTCCCAACGCACTGGTTCAGAATAAAGTACACCCCATACACTTACCGAAGAGATCTgattgttaatattttaagagaGCTCCAGGCACAGGAAGGGAGCGACTGA